The Nitrospira sp. genome contains a region encoding:
- a CDS encoding amino acid adenylation domain-containing protein, with product MQSDTFITGGAAPAGPQSNVDVFPASFAQQRLWFLSQLEPDSASYNTALAVRLRGPLNREATAESLNEIVRRHEVLRTTFDEVDGELVQVIAEDCPMDLPVVDFSMESPSGREASAAEAARADANRPFDLRTGPLMRVRLLKLAPREHVLVLTLHHIVCDGWSSQILAREFVALYEAFDAGLPSPLPPLPIQYADYAAWQRGWLQGPVIEERLAYWKEKLKGRLPVLDLPTDRPRPAVQSDRGARFPFSLSRTLTDRLHALSCRQGATLFMTLAAAFQVFLMRHSGLDDFCLGTPVANRPKRETESLIGFFANTLVLRADLSGNPPFADLLTRVQETVLGAQAHQDLPFEQLVDALQPARALSHTPLFQVMFALQTSLAKTLALTSLEVSAMELDAGGAKFDLSLDMTEDKTGLDCAFEYNEDLFDRETVGGMAAHLQQLLESIVDNPQARLGELAMLTAAERRKILVDWNDTSIPGSADDQVARLFEAQAARSPEAVAVSCGAETLSYRDLNNRADRIARALSIAGVGCETVVAVLGERGIDYVAMMVGLWKCGGVYLPLDPGHPPSRWMSILEASRASMVLTTEAWKSKVQDMIVQLPQSARPVMLTVEACLSEKPVLLSERGAWPSAKLAYVIYTSGSTGVPKGAMVTERGLVNHLRSKISMLQLDPTDIVAQTASQGFDISVWQLTAALLCGARTLIVPDEVARDPEPLLRYAAEQGVTVLETVPALLQGMLDSAVTAGADAPALTRLRWLLPTGEALPPALIRRWFERYRHVPLMNAYGPAECADDVAMATITTPPDETYAHAPIGRPIANLRGYVVDSWLEPMPIGASGELCVAGAGVGRGYLHDPARTAEAFVPDPFSTDPGARLYRTGDRVRHRPDGMMEFLGRRDQQVKVRGVRIELGEVELRLQAHPDVREAVAVVRQDRPGQKRLTAYVVPHDGAACDSEMLIRLLREQLPEPMVPSAIVTLQALPRNDNGKIDRQALPEPDHAAAKEWTAARTPTEAQLAAVWAEVLGLERVGVHDNFFELGGDSILSLQVISRAKAQGLPLTPRHLFQHQTVAELAEAAGGRIEGLDLKPKHRVRVQRPTDPALMEAARKLYPTTEDVYPLTPLQQGLLFHSLYEPQSGVYIEQLSCLLRGHLDHAAFLEAWRMVIARSTPFRTAFVWQALDRPVQVVLPGEAPPIIELDWRDASEFNRTERLREFLRNDRLTDFDLTRPPLMRLALIRVADDARYLIWTHHHIVLDGWCLPIILGDLFACYAFFKGGPGPGEPQSQPYRNYVEWIVSQNQTAAEQYWRKTLAGITSTTPLPTDRSPDSAQSHTGYGMHRVTISAARTSALHEVASRERITVNTLVQGAWALLLSRYCGEENVLFGTTVSGRSADVPGVETMLGLFINTLPLRITVSPDAVLRDWSRGLLQQNAELRQYEHTSLAQIQNWSQIPRGTQLFDSLLVFDNHPTDQTLDDGGAGLTAHDVYLEGQTNYPLTINVVPGESLSFLLSYQQKRFSPERVQRIAEHLDVVLGQLVAQPDVPLSAIGVMGAEERRQVVAEWNATRRAYPTGATVPDLIYRCVQRAPQAVAVRLDDQVLSYEELWRRSAAVATELRRQGVGPDVLVGLCAERSLEMIIGLLGIMQAGGAYVPIDPSYPADRIAYMLADAAPSVLLIQPALRGKLPPFAGVCLELSAAATEASEPTDCPPTPVRLDQLVYTIYTSGSTGRPKGAGNTHGGLLNRLQWMQDYFGLTPADRVLQKTPFSFDVSVWELFWPLMTGAELVLALPEEHKDGLRLKDRIVTQKITTIHFVPPMLQAFLETPGVEACAGTLRRIVCSGEALGEAVQRQCWARLPGVELHNLYGPTEAAIDVTVWSCDPTAPADPVPIGRPIANTQIYILDDRGEPVPIGVPGEVHIGGVNVARGYHRRPALTAERFVPDAFSTEPGRRVYRTGDLARYGPDGAIEYLGRLDHQVKIRGVRIELGEVESCLLQHPAVHEAVVVAQDTAAGTKRLVGYVVPRMGHEVVGEAIRHWVGERLPDAFVPSVVVALDALPLTPNGKVDRKALPVPDLQARTQAYEEPVTESERVLAAIWAEVLGQPRVGRRDNFFELGGDSINTLQVLARAHQRGMKLTPKQLFEYPTVASAAAVAVPTEVTVEEEMQAEGTGVNGLVGIELSDEDMSNLLEELK from the coding sequence ATGCAATCCGACACATTCATTACGGGCGGGGCGGCGCCGGCCGGGCCTCAATCGAATGTGGACGTGTTTCCCGCGAGCTTCGCGCAGCAGCGATTGTGGTTTCTCTCCCAGCTGGAACCTGACAGTGCCTCATACAATACGGCGCTGGCGGTGCGGCTACGAGGCCCGCTCAACCGCGAGGCGACGGCAGAGAGCCTCAACGAAATCGTCCGGCGGCATGAAGTTCTCCGCACGACCTTTGATGAAGTTGACGGCGAGTTGGTTCAAGTGATCGCCGAGGACTGCCCGATGGATCTGCCGGTAGTGGATTTCAGTATGGAGTCACCGTCAGGGCGTGAGGCTTCGGCAGCCGAGGCCGCGCGAGCGGACGCGAATCGGCCGTTCGATCTCCGCACCGGTCCGTTGATGCGGGTGCGCCTGCTCAAACTGGCGCCGCGGGAGCACGTGTTGGTCCTCACGCTTCACCATATCGTCTGCGACGGATGGTCGTCGCAGATTCTCGCGCGAGAATTCGTGGCGCTCTACGAGGCATTCGATGCGGGCCTGCCGTCACCACTGCCTCCATTGCCGATTCAATATGCGGATTATGCGGCCTGGCAGCGCGGATGGCTGCAAGGACCGGTGATCGAGGAGCGGCTGGCCTATTGGAAAGAGAAATTGAAGGGACGACTGCCGGTACTCGATCTGCCGACGGATCGTCCGCGTCCGGCCGTGCAGAGCGATCGTGGCGCACGCTTTCCTTTTTCGCTCTCGCGTACCCTGACCGATCGGCTGCATGCGTTGAGCTGCCGGCAAGGCGCGACGCTATTCATGACCCTTGCCGCGGCCTTCCAGGTATTTCTGATGCGGCATAGCGGCCTCGATGATTTTTGCCTTGGCACGCCGGTCGCGAACCGGCCGAAGCGGGAGACGGAGTCGTTGATCGGCTTCTTCGCCAATACGCTCGTCCTGCGGGCCGACCTCTCGGGCAATCCGCCGTTCGCCGACCTGTTGACGCGCGTGCAGGAAACGGTTCTTGGCGCGCAGGCGCATCAAGATTTGCCGTTCGAGCAACTGGTGGATGCGCTGCAGCCGGCCCGCGCGCTCAGCCATACACCGCTATTCCAGGTGATGTTTGCCCTGCAAACTTCGCTGGCCAAGACACTGGCGCTGACCTCGCTGGAGGTCAGCGCGATGGAGTTGGATGCGGGAGGCGCCAAATTCGATCTGTCGCTCGATATGACGGAAGACAAGACCGGGCTGGATTGCGCGTTCGAGTACAACGAGGATCTCTTCGATCGAGAAACCGTGGGCGGAATGGCTGCTCATCTGCAGCAGCTCCTGGAAAGTATCGTTGACAATCCGCAGGCTCGGCTCGGCGAACTCGCGATGCTGACGGCGGCCGAACGTCGAAAGATTCTGGTCGATTGGAACGACACCTCGATTCCAGGTTCTGCTGACGATCAGGTGGCCCGTCTATTTGAGGCGCAGGCGGCACGATCGCCGGAGGCCGTGGCTGTTTCTTGCGGTGCGGAAACACTCAGCTACAGAGATTTGAATAATCGCGCTGATCGGATTGCACGCGCGCTTTCGATTGCCGGTGTCGGCTGCGAGACCGTCGTCGCCGTGCTCGGCGAACGTGGGATCGACTATGTGGCCATGATGGTGGGCCTGTGGAAGTGCGGGGGAGTCTACTTGCCGCTCGATCCCGGGCATCCGCCGTCACGATGGATGTCTATTCTTGAGGCGAGCCGGGCTTCGATGGTGCTGACGACGGAGGCCTGGAAGTCCAAGGTCCAGGACATGATCGTTCAGTTGCCACAGTCCGCGCGTCCGGTGATGCTCACGGTTGAGGCTTGTCTTTCAGAAAAGCCGGTTCTGTTGAGTGAGCGAGGAGCGTGGCCGTCCGCGAAGTTGGCCTATGTGATCTACACGAGTGGATCGACCGGTGTCCCGAAGGGAGCGATGGTGACAGAACGGGGTCTGGTCAATCATCTTCGCAGCAAGATCTCCATGCTCCAGCTTGACCCGACCGACATCGTTGCACAAACCGCCTCTCAAGGGTTCGACATTTCAGTGTGGCAGCTCACGGCGGCGCTCCTCTGCGGCGCCCGTACACTCATCGTGCCCGATGAAGTCGCCCGCGATCCAGAGCCACTGCTCCGCTACGCCGCCGAACAGGGAGTGACCGTCCTCGAAACAGTCCCGGCTTTGCTGCAAGGCATGCTCGACAGTGCCGTCACGGCAGGAGCCGACGCACCGGCATTGACTCGACTCCGATGGCTCTTGCCTACCGGAGAAGCGCTACCGCCTGCGTTAATCCGCCGATGGTTCGAGCGATACCGGCATGTGCCCCTGATGAACGCCTATGGACCGGCCGAATGCGCCGACGATGTCGCCATGGCGACGATCACAACTCCACCGGACGAAACCTACGCTCATGCTCCGATCGGCAGGCCCATCGCTAACCTACGTGGCTATGTCGTGGACAGCTGGCTGGAACCGATGCCGATCGGCGCCTCGGGCGAACTGTGCGTAGCAGGAGCCGGTGTCGGCCGCGGCTATCTCCACGATCCGGCCAGGACGGCCGAAGCGTTCGTGCCGGATCCCTTTTCCACTGATCCGGGCGCGCGGCTCTATCGAACCGGCGATCGCGTCCGGCACCGTCCGGACGGGATGATGGAGTTTCTCGGACGACGGGATCAGCAAGTCAAAGTCCGAGGCGTGCGCATCGAATTGGGCGAAGTCGAATTGCGCTTGCAGGCTCATCCGGACGTGCGCGAAGCGGTGGCTGTCGTGCGTCAGGACCGTCCGGGACAAAAGCGATTAACGGCCTATGTGGTGCCGCACGACGGTGCGGCATGCGATTCCGAGATGTTGATCCGGCTGCTGCGTGAGCAATTGCCGGAGCCGATGGTCCCTTCTGCGATCGTCACGCTCCAGGCGCTGCCTCGCAACGACAACGGCAAGATCGACCGGCAGGCCCTGCCCGAGCCGGACCATGCGGCGGCAAAGGAATGGACTGCGGCCCGCACGCCGACTGAAGCGCAGTTGGCGGCGGTCTGGGCCGAGGTGCTGGGGCTAGAGCGGGTCGGTGTGCACGACAATTTCTTCGAATTGGGCGGGGATTCCATTCTTAGTCTACAAGTTATCTCGCGTGCCAAGGCACAAGGTCTGCCGCTCACACCGCGACATCTCTTCCAACATCAGACGGTCGCCGAACTGGCGGAGGCCGCAGGCGGAAGGATCGAAGGACTCGATTTGAAGCCGAAACACAGGGTACGGGTTCAGAGACCGACAGATCCGGCACTGATGGAAGCAGCGCGGAAATTGTATCCCACAACCGAAGATGTCTACCCGCTCACACCGTTGCAGCAAGGACTGCTGTTTCATAGCCTGTACGAACCGCAGTCAGGAGTTTACATCGAGCAGCTGAGTTGCCTGCTTCGCGGCCACCTAGACCATGCCGCATTCCTCGAAGCATGGCGGATGGTGATCGCGCGCTCGACACCGTTCCGCACCGCATTCGTGTGGCAGGCGCTCGACAGGCCCGTGCAGGTGGTGTTGCCGGGTGAGGCGCCGCCCATCATCGAGCTCGATTGGCGCGACGCGTCTGAATTCAACCGGACAGAACGGTTACGGGAATTTCTCCGGAACGATCGGCTGACGGACTTCGACCTGACAAGACCGCCGCTAATGCGTCTTGCCTTGATCCGGGTGGCAGATGACGCGCGCTACCTGATCTGGACGCATCATCACATCGTGCTGGACGGCTGGTGCCTTCCCATCATTCTGGGTGATCTGTTTGCCTGCTATGCGTTCTTCAAAGGCGGCCCGGGTCCCGGCGAGCCGCAGTCGCAACCGTATCGAAACTATGTCGAGTGGATTGTCTCTCAGAACCAGACGGCGGCGGAACAGTACTGGCGCAAGACCCTTGCGGGCATCACTTCAACCACGCCACTTCCGACTGATCGGTCGCCGGACAGCGCACAGTCGCATACGGGATACGGCATGCATCGGGTGACGATCTCTGCCGCCAGGACATCCGCTCTTCATGAGGTTGCCTCCAGAGAACGCATCACGGTCAATACGTTGGTACAGGGAGCGTGGGCACTGTTACTGAGCCGCTACTGTGGCGAGGAAAACGTGTTGTTCGGCACGACGGTGTCGGGGCGTTCTGCGGATGTCCCGGGCGTCGAGACGATGCTCGGGCTCTTCATCAACACGTTGCCGCTCCGGATCACTGTGTCCCCGGACGCCGTGCTGCGGGATTGGTCGCGAGGATTGCTGCAACAGAACGCCGAGTTGCGCCAATACGAGCATACTTCCCTGGCGCAGATCCAGAACTGGAGTCAGATCCCACGCGGCACTCAGCTATTCGATAGTCTCCTGGTCTTTGACAACCATCCGACCGATCAAACCCTGGATGACGGCGGCGCAGGTTTGACGGCTCACGATGTCTATCTGGAAGGCCAGACCAATTATCCATTGACCATCAACGTCGTGCCGGGCGAATCGCTCTCCTTTCTCCTCTCCTATCAGCAGAAGCGGTTTTCTCCTGAACGCGTGCAACGTATCGCAGAGCATCTGGACGTGGTACTAGGCCAGCTGGTTGCGCAGCCGGACGTACCTCTGTCGGCGATTGGGGTAATGGGGGCGGAGGAGCGGCGGCAGGTGGTGGCGGAGTGGAACGCAACCCGACGCGCGTATCCGACCGGCGCGACCGTGCCGGACTTGATCTACCGTTGCGTACAGCGTGCCCCGCAGGCTGTGGCGGTGCGGCTGGACGACCAGGTGTTGAGCTATGAGGAGTTATGGCGCCGGAGCGCGGCGGTGGCAACCGAACTACGGCGGCAGGGAGTCGGACCCGATGTGCTGGTGGGCCTTTGCGCCGAACGGTCGCTGGAAATGATCATCGGCCTGCTGGGCATTATGCAGGCTGGTGGGGCCTACGTGCCGATCGACCCAAGTTATCCGGCAGATCGAATCGCGTACATGCTGGCCGACGCAGCGCCCTCGGTGCTGCTGATCCAACCGGCTTTGCGGGGGAAATTGCCGCCGTTCGCCGGGGTGTGTCTCGAACTGTCCGCTGCTGCGACGGAGGCCTCTGAACCGACGGATTGTCCGCCAACGCCGGTGCGGCTGGACCAGCTGGTCTACACGATCTATACCTCCGGTTCCACCGGGCGTCCCAAAGGGGCGGGCAACACGCATGGCGGCCTCCTCAATCGGCTGCAGTGGATGCAGGACTATTTCGGCCTGACGCCTGCCGACCGTGTGCTGCAGAAGACGCCGTTCAGCTTCGACGTGTCGGTGTGGGAGTTATTCTGGCCCTTGATGACCGGCGCGGAGTTAGTGCTGGCTCTGCCGGAGGAACACAAGGACGGATTGCGGCTCAAAGATAGGATTGTCACGCAGAAGATCACGACGATCCACTTCGTCCCGCCGATGCTGCAGGCGTTTCTGGAGACGCCGGGTGTGGAGGCCTGTGCCGGCACGTTGCGGCGCATCGTCTGCAGCGGGGAAGCGCTAGGTGAGGCGGTTCAGCGGCAGTGTTGGGCGCGATTGCCGGGCGTCGAGCTCCACAATCTCTATGGGCCGACGGAAGCGGCGATCGATGTGACGGTGTGGTCGTGTGATCCGACCGCTCCAGCCGATCCGGTCCCGATCGGGCGGCCGATCGCCAACACACAAATTTATATCTTGGATGATCGAGGCGAGCCGGTCCCCATCGGTGTGCCGGGGGAAGTACACATCGGCGGTGTGAACGTGGCCCGCGGCTATCACCGGCGACCGGCGCTGACGGCGGAGCGGTTCGTGCCGGATGCGTTCAGCACCGAGCCGGGGCGGCGAGTATACCGGACGGGAGATCTCGCGCGGTACGGGCCGGATGGCGCGATCGAGTATCTGGGCCGGCTGGACCATCAGGTGAAGATTCGAGGAGTACGAATCGAACTGGGTGAGGTCGAAAGCTGCCTGCTCCAACATCCGGCGGTGCACGAGGCGGTCGTCGTGGCGCAGGACACCGCGGCGGGGACCAAGCGGTTGGTCGGCTATGTGGTGCCCCGAATGGGCCACGAGGTGGTGGGGGAGGCGATCCGGCACTGGGTCGGGGAGCGGCTTCCGGATGCGTTCGTCCCAAGCGTCGTGGTGGCGCTCGACGCCCTGCCGCTGACCCCCAACGGCAAGGTCGATCGCAAGGCGTTGCCGGTCCCGGATCTGCAGGCGCGGACGCAGGCCTATGAAGAGCCGGTCACGGAGTCGGAGCGCGTCCTGGCTGCGATCTGGGCCGAGGTGCTCGGCCAGCCGCGCGTGGGCCGGCGCGACAACTTCTTCGAACTCGGCGGCGATTCGATCAATACGTTGCAAGTATTGGCACGCGCTCATCAGCGCGGCATGAAACTGACCCCCAAACAACTGTTCGAGTATCCGACAGTGGCATCCGCTGCTGCGGTAGCGGTGCCGACTGAGGTGACCGTTGAAGAAGAGATGCAGGCGGAAGGGACGGGCGTCAACGGGCTCGTGGGCATCGAGTTGTCCGACGAGGACATGAGCAATCTGCTGGAAGAATTGAAATAG
- a CDS encoding TauD/TfdA family dioxygenase — MQSLTDYGEAIERMVGTHLSTVGGLLFRGFPIESAADFEAFVRMISPDLASYEFGSTPRSQVHNQIYTSTEYPPHQHIPLHNEQAYTTEWPMKIWFYCAQASPEGGYTPIADSREVYRHIPVRIRERFIEKGVMYVRNYGNGLDVPWTKVFNTADRQAVERFCRVAGIVYEWKPDGELRTRQVCQAVAVHPRTNETVWFNQAHLFHVSNLEPAVREALLSVVSEADLPRQACYGDGTAIETAVLDEIRDAYQCQAVQFPWQKGDVLMLDNMLAAHGRTPFKGPRKILVAMAESSKG; from the coding sequence ATGCAATCATTGACAGACTACGGCGAGGCCATAGAGCGGATGGTGGGCACACATCTTTCGACCGTGGGGGGTCTGCTATTCAGAGGATTCCCGATCGAATCGGCGGCTGACTTCGAAGCCTTCGTCCGAATGATTTCACCTGACCTGGCTTCCTACGAGTTCGGATCGACACCCCGGTCTCAGGTCCACAATCAGATTTATACGTCGACGGAATATCCTCCACATCAGCATATTCCCCTGCACAACGAACAAGCCTACACCACCGAATGGCCGATGAAAATCTGGTTTTATTGCGCACAGGCGTCGCCGGAAGGCGGCTATACGCCGATCGCGGACAGCCGCGAGGTGTATCGGCACATCCCGGTCCGCATCCGAGAGCGGTTCATCGAGAAGGGTGTGATGTATGTGCGCAACTATGGGAACGGACTCGACGTGCCTTGGACTAAAGTGTTCAACACCGCGGACCGTCAAGCCGTGGAACGGTTCTGCCGTGTGGCAGGCATCGTCTATGAATGGAAGCCGGACGGAGAACTCCGCACGCGCCAGGTCTGTCAGGCCGTCGCCGTCCATCCCCGCACCAATGAAACAGTGTGGTTCAACCAAGCGCATCTGTTTCATGTCTCGAATTTAGAGCCGGCCGTCCGCGAGGCGTTGCTGTCCGTGGTCAGTGAGGCGGATCTGCCTCGGCAGGCCTGTTATGGAGACGGAACTGCGATCGAGACGGCTGTATTGGACGAAATTCGGGACGCCTATCAATGCCAGGCCGTCCAGTTTCCGTGGCAAAAAGGCGACGTGCTGATGCTGGACAATATGCTGGCGGCGCATGGACGCACGCCGTTCAAGGGACCGAGAAAAATTCTGGTGGCAATGGCTGAATCGAGCAAGGGTTGA
- a CDS encoding 4'-phosphopantetheinyl transferase superfamily protein translates to MTFMPTERFVPSMRPSASTLSEGDVHVWCADVRDHWPESVLYDLLNEAEQVRARSFAFEEDRRRYVHAHGFLRVLLGCYLGQSPGSVRLTTGHNGKPCLPSDPRALRFNLSHARALVLCALARDREVGVDVEWRDREFSWHDVASYACSEREQTVLSSLVEPAQAETFFSWWTLKEAYVKALGAGLELPLDRIDVADGFETRSPVPARGDLRDHRWAMFTIPLDLIIPEHW, encoded by the coding sequence ATGACCTTCATGCCCACGGAAAGGTTTGTTCCATCGATGCGGCCGTCGGCATCGACTCTATCAGAGGGTGATGTACATGTGTGGTGTGCCGATGTACGCGACCATTGGCCGGAATCCGTCTTGTACGACCTGCTCAACGAAGCCGAACAGGTTCGCGCACGGAGCTTTGCGTTTGAAGAAGACCGTCGGCGGTATGTTCACGCCCATGGCTTCCTGAGGGTTTTGCTTGGATGCTATCTCGGCCAATCGCCCGGTTCAGTTCGGTTGACGACGGGACACAATGGGAAACCGTGCTTGCCGTCCGATCCTAGGGCATTGCGGTTCAATCTTTCGCATGCGCGCGCGCTCGTTCTCTGCGCCTTGGCGCGCGATCGCGAAGTCGGCGTCGATGTTGAATGGCGGGATCGGGAATTTTCATGGCACGACGTTGCGTCGTATGCCTGTTCGGAACGCGAGCAGACTGTCCTGTCTTCACTTGTTGAACCGGCACAGGCCGAAACATTTTTTTCGTGGTGGACGCTGAAGGAAGCCTACGTCAAGGCTCTTGGCGCAGGGTTGGAATTGCCGCTGGATCGAATCGATGTTGCCGATGGGTTTGAGACACGATCCCCCGTACCGGCTCGCGGCGATCTCAGAGATCATCGTTGGGCCATGTTCACGATTCCCCTGGATCTGATTATTCCGGAGCATTGGTGA
- a CDS encoding thioesterase, which yields MLTVSRSSRWIVTHRPVESGMRLFCFPYAGAGASAFRNWADSEFLPDIEVCAVQLPGREARITEPPVGDLPQLVQMLRQAMEPYLDRPFAFFGHSIGALVSFELARELRRSGGIEPTHLFVSGCPAPHLPCSEQIYDLSEEGFLERLYRFNGTPVEVLNHPELMHMMLPALRADFALRDRYLYREEPSLSCPITSFGGMSDVHVDALMLRGWRQHTRERYQLWLFQGDHFFLRSAQGPMLETLSSVLSQ from the coding sequence ATGCTGACGGTCTCGCGTTCGTCCCGATGGATCGTGACTCATCGTCCTGTCGAGTCCGGGATGCGGTTGTTCTGTTTCCCGTATGCAGGTGCGGGAGCTTCCGCGTTCCGAAACTGGGCGGATAGCGAGTTCTTGCCGGATATCGAAGTCTGTGCCGTCCAACTTCCGGGGCGAGAGGCCAGGATCACCGAGCCGCCTGTCGGCGATTTGCCCCAGCTGGTGCAGATGTTGCGCCAAGCCATGGAACCCTACCTGGATCGACCGTTCGCTTTTTTTGGTCACAGTATCGGCGCGTTGGTGAGCTTTGAATTGGCGCGTGAATTACGCCGGAGCGGAGGAATCGAACCAACTCATCTGTTCGTATCCGGCTGTCCTGCTCCGCATCTTCCGTGTTCAGAGCAGATCTATGACCTGTCGGAGGAGGGATTTCTTGAACGGTTGTACCGATTCAACGGTACTCCGGTCGAAGTCCTCAACCATCCGGAACTGATGCACATGATGCTTCCCGCGCTTCGAGCGGACTTCGCGCTGCGTGACCGGTATCTTTACCGAGAGGAGCCTTCGCTGAGCTGTCCCATCACCTCGTTCGGCGGAATGAGCGATGTGCATGTGGATGCGCTGATGTTGCGAGGCTGGCGGCAGCACACACGGGAACGATATCAGTTATGGCTGTTCCAAGGAGACCATTTTTTCCTGAGGAGCGCTCAAGGACCGATGCTGGAAACGCTTTCTTCAGTGTTGTCTCAGTAG
- a CDS encoding MbtH family protein gives MNSEEREDTTVYKVVVNHEEQYSIWPSYRENPLGWRDEGKTGLKAECLAHIAEVWTDMRPLSLRKWMDEQTNAQKATSSC, from the coding sequence ATGAACAGCGAAGAACGCGAAGACACGACTGTATACAAGGTTGTTGTGAATCATGAAGAGCAATACTCGATCTGGCCATCTTATCGCGAGAATCCGCTGGGCTGGAGGGACGAGGGGAAAACCGGGCTCAAGGCCGAATGCTTGGCCCATATCGCAGAAGTATGGACAGACATGCGTCCGTTGAGTTTGAGGAAATGGATGGACGAACAGACAAATGCACAAAAGGCGACATCTTCATGCTGA